A stretch of the Streptomyces ortus genome encodes the following:
- a CDS encoding galactose oxidase early set domain-containing protein gives MFGRPVRHRRRTTTLLAVGALTSGLLLSVPQPASAANLVKNPGFETAGTGGDGMPYCWERSGWGDNDFTFSTVGGAHTGSKAMKVELTRRTEGDRKALITESAECAPVVSVGRQYDLGLWYKSTTPDTSLTLFRHDTTAGWQYWTDLKTLPISANWSEATVRTPEVPAGTDRISWGVSVYGTGSATTDDYTMDQVADPVPDPVCTGTAEQCANGRWDVLPTQNPVRSMHSVVLNNGKVLLIAGSGNSEEMFEAGTFTSAVYNPQTGTYKQIPTPKDMFCAGHVQLDDGRVLVMSGNNGYPSADGTIGYQGYKDSYLFDPVTETYSRTNDMNDGHWYPSATILGNGDVLSFGGLKEDSTGSVTAERWSDAENKWLPLWQVNQTWSYWGLYPTMVLMQDGRLFYTGSHTFGNNIPGTGSAIYDYDANTTTQVPGLQRKDERDQSASVLLPPAQDQKVLTIGGGNIDSNPDANRLTDLIDLKSANPVYAAGPPLPQGTVDLGNGKVAQTGAQGKMYVSAVLLPDGKVLETGGALHNRANPVYESSLYDPATNTFDPVAADPEARGYHSSAFLLPDGRVMATGDNPGNGSWNHNVSVYTPPYLLKGPRPAITSLIDTEWTYGDTQRITVDRSIARAELIRPAAVTHSSDPNQRFVDLPLSVDGNNVDLNVTSNPNLAPPGWYMLFAVDANGVPSVAKWVHLQGPSAAAAPSGHVHSFADSLEGKVVAPGKKRASAKVSPTVAGCDRHYGSANVCVPTVFPKTVKGTTASRCTWLKSNDYGPLKINGNDDPLRLDRNGDGTACGKGDARQP, from the coding sequence ATGTTCGGACGACCCGTACGGCACAGACGCCGTACCACCACCCTGCTCGCCGTCGGAGCCCTCACCTCGGGGCTGCTCCTCTCCGTCCCCCAGCCCGCCTCCGCCGCCAACCTCGTGAAGAACCCCGGCTTCGAGACCGCGGGCACGGGCGGCGACGGCATGCCGTACTGCTGGGAGAGGTCCGGCTGGGGCGACAACGACTTCACCTTCTCCACCGTGGGCGGTGCCCACACCGGTTCCAAGGCCATGAAGGTCGAGCTGACCCGCCGTACCGAGGGCGACCGCAAGGCGCTGATCACCGAGTCCGCCGAGTGCGCGCCCGTGGTGAGCGTCGGCAGGCAGTACGACCTCGGGCTCTGGTACAAGTCGACGACCCCGGACACCTCCCTCACGCTCTTCCGGCACGACACCACCGCCGGCTGGCAGTACTGGACCGACCTCAAGACGCTCCCGATCAGCGCGAACTGGTCCGAGGCGACGGTCCGTACCCCCGAGGTCCCCGCGGGCACCGACCGGATCAGCTGGGGTGTCTCCGTCTACGGCACCGGCTCCGCGACCACCGACGACTACACGATGGACCAGGTCGCCGACCCGGTACCCGACCCGGTGTGCACGGGCACGGCCGAGCAGTGCGCCAACGGCCGCTGGGACGTGCTGCCCACGCAGAACCCGGTCCGCTCCATGCACTCGGTCGTCCTCAACAACGGCAAGGTGCTGCTGATCGCCGGCTCGGGCAACAGCGAGGAGATGTTCGAGGCGGGCACGTTCACCAGCGCGGTCTACAACCCGCAGACCGGCACCTACAAGCAGATCCCCACGCCCAAGGACATGTTCTGCGCGGGCCATGTGCAGCTCGACGACGGCCGGGTCCTCGTCATGAGCGGCAACAACGGCTATCCGTCCGCCGACGGCACGATCGGCTACCAGGGCTACAAGGACTCGTACCTCTTCGACCCGGTCACCGAGACGTACAGCAGGACCAACGACATGAACGACGGGCACTGGTATCCGTCGGCGACGATCCTCGGCAACGGTGACGTGCTCTCCTTCGGCGGGCTGAAGGAGGACTCCACCGGCTCCGTGACGGCCGAGCGCTGGTCGGACGCCGAGAACAAGTGGCTGCCGCTGTGGCAGGTCAACCAGACCTGGTCGTACTGGGGGCTGTACCCGACGATGGTCCTGATGCAGGACGGCCGCCTCTTCTACACGGGCAGCCACACCTTCGGCAACAACATCCCCGGCACGGGCTCGGCGATCTACGACTACGACGCCAACACCACCACGCAGGTGCCCGGCCTGCAGCGCAAGGACGAACGCGACCAGTCGGCCAGCGTGCTGCTGCCCCCGGCCCAGGACCAGAAGGTCCTCACCATCGGCGGCGGCAACATCGACTCCAACCCCGACGCGAACCGGCTGACCGACCTCATCGACCTCAAGTCCGCGAACCCCGTGTACGCCGCCGGGCCGCCGCTCCCGCAGGGCACCGTCGACCTCGGCAACGGCAAGGTCGCGCAGACCGGCGCCCAGGGCAAGATGTACGTCTCCGCCGTGCTGCTGCCCGACGGGAAGGTCCTGGAGACCGGCGGCGCCCTGCACAACCGCGCCAACCCGGTGTACGAGTCGTCGCTCTACGACCCGGCGACGAACACCTTCGACCCGGTGGCCGCCGACCCCGAGGCCCGCGGCTACCACTCGTCGGCGTTCCTGCTCCCGGACGGCCGGGTGATGGCGACCGGCGACAACCCGGGCAACGGCAGCTGGAACCACAACGTGTCCGTCTACACCCCGCCGTACCTGCTCAAGGGCCCGCGCCCGGCGATCACTTCACTGATCGACACCGAGTGGACGTACGGCGACACGCAGCGCATCACGGTCGACCGGTCCATCGCCAGGGCCGAACTGATCCGCCCGGCCGCGGTGACGCACTCCTCCGACCCGAACCAGCGCTTCGTGGACCTGCCGCTCTCCGTCGACGGGAACAACGTCGACCTGAACGTGACGAGCAACCCGAACCTCGCCCCGCCCGGCTGGTACATGCTCTTCGCGGTCGACGCGAACGGGGTGCCGTCGGTGGCGAAGTGGGTCCACCTCCAGGGCCCGTCCGCGGCGGCGGCCCCCTCGGGCCACGTCCACTCCTTCGCGGACTCCCTCGAAGGGAAGGTCGTCGCGCCCGGCAAGAAGCGCGCGTCGGCGAAGGTGAGCCCGACCGTCGCGGGCTGCGACCGCCACTACGGCTCCGCGAACGTCTGCGTCCCGACGGTCTTCCCGAAGACGGTCAAGGGGACGACAGCGTCCCGCTGCACCTGGCTGAAGTCCAACGACTACGGCCCCCTGAAGATCAACGGCAACGACGACCCTCTACGCCTGGACCGCAACGGGGACGGCACGGCGTGCGGAAAGGGAGACGCCAGGCAGCCCTGA